In Microvenator marinus, one genomic interval encodes:
- a CDS encoding 3-hydroxyanthranilate 3,4-dioxygenase, which produces MPLLPPIDFKAWIEENRHLLKPPVGNKKIWEDTNFDVFVVGGPNKRKDYHIDPDEEFFYQIEGDMTLKVVVDGEFKDIVIPEGAIFLLPPYIPHSPQRGENTVGLVIEHKRQEGDKDGLRWYCDGCHEVLHEEFFQLHDIVGQLKAAIGNFRENDALRTCKSCGHYLEM; this is translated from the coding sequence ATGCCATTGCTGCCACCCATCGACTTTAAGGCGTGGATAGAGGAGAACCGCCATCTTTTAAAACCACCCGTCGGCAACAAGAAAATCTGGGAAGACACCAACTTTGACGTCTTTGTGGTCGGAGGTCCCAACAAGCGAAAGGACTACCATATCGACCCTGATGAGGAGTTCTTCTACCAGATCGAAGGCGATATGACGCTCAAGGTCGTGGTCGACGGCGAGTTCAAGGATATCGTGATCCCGGAAGGCGCGATCTTCCTGCTCCCGCCCTATATCCCGCACTCACCGCAGCGCGGCGAGAACACGGTCGGACTTGTGATCGAGCACAAACGCCAGGAAGGTGATAAGGACGGACTTCGATGGTACTGTGATGGGTGTCACGAGGTCCTCCACGAAGAGTTCTTCCAACTTCACGATATCGTTGGGCAGCTCAAAGCGGCTATCGGCAATTTCCGTGAAAACGACGCGCTAAGAACCTGCAAATCCTGTGGTCACTACCTCGAGATGTAA
- a CDS encoding DUF547 domain-containing protein, producing the protein MKSIFSISTLLLVLLVGLPAFAQDVIDHKPFNALLKTYVKGGQVKYSALKDSEEDYAKLKAYVEAVGTAEVKGSKDAQLAFYLNAYNALVISSVLDNWPVKNVLKVDGFFKKIEHKVAGQTMTLDHLEHTIIRPTFKDARVHFALNCAAQSCPPLKAKAFTHKNVQKVLEANTKAFLPKATKVEGNTVTTSKLLEWFADDFKHDEGSVQAYLAKYVPEHAELLKGEDIKITFAEYNWALNGK; encoded by the coding sequence ATGAAATCCATATTTTCTATATCAACACTCTTGCTCGTACTCTTGGTGGGCCTGCCGGCCTTTGCCCAGGACGTCATCGACCACAAGCCCTTCAACGCTTTGCTCAAGACCTACGTCAAGGGTGGACAAGTCAAGTACTCGGCACTCAAGGATTCCGAGGAAGACTACGCAAAGCTCAAAGCATACGTGGAAGCTGTGGGCACGGCCGAGGTCAAAGGGTCCAAAGACGCGCAGCTCGCGTTCTATCTCAACGCCTATAATGCGCTCGTGATCTCATCTGTGTTGGACAATTGGCCGGTCAAAAATGTGCTCAAAGTGGACGGGTTCTTCAAGAAGATCGAGCATAAAGTCGCGGGCCAAACGATGACTCTGGACCACCTGGAACACACGATTATCCGGCCCACGTTCAAAGACGCGCGCGTGCATTTCGCGCTCAACTGCGCGGCGCAATCATGTCCGCCGCTCAAGGCCAAAGCGTTCACGCATAAGAACGTTCAAAAGGTGCTCGAGGCCAACACCAAGGCTTTCTTGCCCAAAGCTACCAAGGTTGAGGGTAACACCGTGACCACGAGCAAGCTGCTCGAGTGGTTCGCGGACGACTTCAAACACGACGAAGGCAGTGTGCAAGCCTATCTGGCGAAGTACGTCCCGGAGCACGCCGAGCTGCTCAAAGGCGAGGACATCAAGATTACCTTTGCCGAATATAATTGGGCGCTCAACGGGAAGTGA
- a CDS encoding serpin family protein, producing the protein MRYLLIIALLGLVGCDRGEFGGRKAGGEYMPQEPNTGGNNDSDQNNSAPVQPGDNYGENNDSGLNNEAPPVGEPAPDFGVWLVDAASEAGFAELGSHRDNVIYSPFSTAQKLAAARVLNNQGTQDAETMLELAASLQDPTLFFETSVWFQTGLRSQDADRLAGLVAIRTVDFTQQESARQQINNYYRDASSGLVTTALSSPLAAETQVGLVDVSFFADTWTQPFDQSRTASATFAGFTGDSEVQMMEVEGTFVHHRTDAWKTVILPYSSGAKLFVIIPEDGEFDNVQALLSPSFLAAEEGRANSEYLVVRLPKVELDQRVNEEAYAELSSQFQSELGEVSTAQRATLSFSEMHTVATSETDAGDPGVGETPPSNDILMSVDANRPFFWAIRAADERTVLMQGQVGAL; encoded by the coding sequence ATGCGATATCTCTTAATAATTGCTTTGCTGGGTTTGGTCGGATGTGACCGCGGCGAGTTTGGTGGGCGAAAGGCTGGCGGCGAGTATATGCCGCAGGAGCCCAACACAGGCGGAAATAACGACTCCGACCAGAACAACTCAGCCCCCGTCCAGCCCGGCGACAATTATGGCGAAAACAACGATTCGGGCCTCAATAACGAGGCACCTCCAGTGGGCGAGCCCGCGCCGGATTTTGGGGTTTGGCTTGTTGATGCAGCGTCCGAGGCCGGGTTTGCCGAGCTCGGGTCGCATCGCGATAATGTGATCTACTCCCCGTTTTCCACGGCTCAGAAGCTCGCCGCGGCGCGAGTCCTCAACAATCAGGGCACTCAGGACGCAGAAACCATGCTCGAGCTCGCCGCGTCTCTGCAGGACCCCACGCTCTTCTTTGAAACTTCGGTATGGTTTCAAACCGGGCTTCGAAGTCAGGATGCGGACCGTCTAGCCGGCCTCGTCGCGATTCGCACGGTGGACTTTACCCAACAAGAAAGCGCTCGCCAGCAAATCAATAACTACTACCGCGATGCCTCCTCCGGCCTTGTCACCACGGCTCTTAGCTCGCCGCTGGCTGCCGAGACCCAGGTGGGACTCGTGGACGTCTCGTTCTTTGCAGACACCTGGACACAGCCTTTTGACCAGAGTCGTACGGCCTCAGCTACCTTTGCCGGGTTTACGGGCGATTCCGAAGTTCAGATGATGGAAGTTGAGGGGACCTTTGTGCACCACAGAACCGACGCCTGGAAGACGGTGATTCTCCCCTATTCATCGGGCGCGAAGCTCTTTGTGATCATTCCCGAAGACGGCGAGTTCGATAACGTACAGGCGCTCTTGAGCCCGTCGTTTTTGGCCGCGGAAGAAGGTCGTGCAAACTCGGAATATCTCGTGGTTCGACTCCCAAAAGTTGAGCTCGACCAGCGCGTCAACGAGGAGGCTTACGCCGAGCTTTCGTCGCAGTTTCAGAGCGAGCTCGGTGAAGTGAGCACCGCACAACGCGCCACGCTAAGCTTCAGTGAAATGCATACCGTAGCCACCTCAGAGACCGATGCCGGTGACCCAGGTGTGGGTGAGACCCCGCCGTCCAATGATATTCTGATGTCGGTGGATGCGAATCGGCCGTTCTTCTGGGCCATCCGTGCCGCCGACGAGCGAACCGTGCTCATGCAGGGTCAGGTCGGCGCGCTCTAG
- a CDS encoding amidohydrolase family protein, protein MKVDIHTHILPAGWPDLREKYGYGGWIQLEVEGSCGRMMTEGELFRKVDPNLWDPKTRLAECEKFQVDVQVLSTVPVMFSYWAEPEDTLDLSHFLNDHLVGIVEQFPKRFVGLGTLPMQAPELAARELERCMAMGLRGVEIGTHVNNINLDDRSFDPIWEVAQKTGAAIFVHPWDMMGMKQLQKYWMPWLVSMPAETSRAICSILMGGVLERFPGLKFAFAHGGGSFPGTLGRISHGFEVRPDLCQTETTTPPAEFVKELYFDSLVHDAKTLEFLLDIVGEDRVALGTDYPFPLGELSPGKLIESTDLSAQTKERLLSGTALEWLGLNREDFETPASLAHTKSL, encoded by the coding sequence ATGAAAGTCGATATCCATACTCATATCTTGCCTGCCGGCTGGCCGGATTTGCGTGAAAAATACGGGTACGGAGGGTGGATTCAGCTCGAGGTCGAGGGCTCTTGCGGGCGCATGATGACTGAGGGAGAGCTCTTTCGCAAAGTCGACCCGAACCTCTGGGACCCAAAGACACGACTCGCCGAGTGCGAGAAGTTTCAGGTGGATGTGCAGGTGCTCTCCACGGTGCCCGTGATGTTTTCGTACTGGGCTGAACCTGAGGACACGCTCGATCTCTCGCATTTCCTGAACGACCACCTCGTCGGTATCGTCGAGCAATTCCCCAAACGTTTTGTGGGCCTCGGCACGCTCCCCATGCAAGCGCCGGAGCTCGCTGCGCGTGAGCTTGAGCGCTGCATGGCCATGGGTTTGCGGGGCGTGGAGATCGGCACGCACGTCAATAATATCAACCTCGATGACCGCTCATTTGACCCCATCTGGGAGGTCGCCCAGAAGACTGGCGCCGCGATCTTCGTGCACCCTTGGGATATGATGGGCATGAAGCAGCTGCAGAAATACTGGATGCCCTGGCTTGTGAGCATGCCCGCGGAGACCTCGCGCGCGATTTGCTCCATCCTTATGGGCGGCGTGCTCGAGCGATTCCCCGGCCTTAAGTTTGCGTTTGCCCACGGTGGCGGCTCATTCCCGGGCACGCTCGGGCGCATCAGCCATGGCTTCGAGGTGCGTCCCGACCTCTGCCAAACCGAGACCACCACGCCTCCGGCTGAGTTCGTCAAAGAACTCTACTTTGACTCGCTGGTCCATGACGCGAAAACGCTTGAGTTCCTCCTGGATATCGTAGGCGAAGATCGCGTGGCTCTGGGTACTGATTATCCGTTTCCGTTGGGCGAGCTTAGCCCCGGAAAGCTCATCGAAAGCACGGACCTCAGCGCTCAAACTAAGGAGCGTCTGCTCAGTGGGACAGCGCTCGAATGGCTCGGCCTAAACCGTGAGGATTTTGAGACCCCTGCCAGCCTCGCGCACACCAAATCTCTTTAG